In the genome of bacterium, one region contains:
- a CDS encoding lycopene cyclase domain-containing protein → MNHFEYILFNLIVISGPVAFSFDRHVRFVRYWPAALCSALVLLAPFTIWDSLVTGRHWWFNPRYTSGTFIGPLPAGEWLFFITVPFASLFIWEVLRFYRPAQHAAGNTGAPWWIWLGLLLAGLVWLLGKEYTGLVILALTVTALADLTAGGRVLHRANALLYAEILTALMLLFNGYLTARPVVLYDAAYQLDLRIFTIPVEDFFYGSSLILGCTTVYEKIRSVRG, encoded by the coding sequence TTGAATCACTTTGAATACATCCTCTTTAACCTGATCGTCATCAGCGGGCCCGTGGCATTCAGTTTTGACCGCCACGTACGCTTTGTGCGCTATTGGCCGGCCGCGCTCTGCTCCGCCCTCGTCCTGCTGGCGCCTTTTACGATCTGGGACAGCCTGGTCACCGGCCGCCACTGGTGGTTCAATCCGCGCTACACCTCCGGGACTTTTATCGGCCCGCTTCCCGCCGGCGAGTGGCTCTTTTTCATCACGGTTCCCTTCGCCTCGCTTTTCATCTGGGAAGTGCTGCGGTTTTACCGCCCGGCGCAGCATGCGGCCGGGAACACCGGTGCGCCGTGGTGGATCTGGTTGGGACTCCTCCTGGCCGGCTTGGTCTGGCTGCTGGGCAAAGAGTACACCGGCCTGGTGATCCTGGCGTTGACGGTGACCGCGCTCGCGGATTTGACCGCCGGAGGCCGTGTGCTGCACCGCGCCAACGCGCTGCTCTATGCGGAGATCCTGACCGCGCTGATGCTGCTTTTCAACGGCTATCTCACGGCGCGGCCGGTGGTGCTTTACGACGCAGCCTATCAGCTCGACCTTAGGATCTTCACCATTCCAGTGGAGGATTTCTTTTACGGCTCTAGTCTCATCCTCGGCTGTACAACCGTTTACGAAAAAATCCGGAGCGTTCGTGGCTGA